Sequence from the Anaerolineae bacterium genome:
TCGCGTCCTCGCCCTGCAGAATGGTCACCGTGCCCCGGGGCAGGCCGGACCGCAAGCAGTCCACCACCACCAGATGATCGGCCTCCTCGATCGGCCCCAGCAGCTCCAGGCCCAGCGTCCCGCCATCCAGCACCGTCACTCCCGGAACGCCCTCCAGGATGGGCGCCAACCGGGCGACCACGTGCACGCCCACGCCCTCGTCTCCTAGGAGCAGATTGCCCACCCCGAGAACGAGTGCCCTCAGGCTATCCATCAGTGCTGCCGGTGACTGCGGGGCCAGTACTTGTGCCCGTCGAACATGCTGCTCATGGTGCCCAACTCGCCCAGGTTGTCGTCGCGCACCGCC
This genomic interval carries:
- a CDS encoding hydrogenase maturation protease translates to MDSLRALVLGVGNLLLGDEGVGVHVVARLAPILEGVPGVTVLDGGTLGLELLGPIEEADHLVVVDCLRSGLPRGTVTILQGEDATAWATERVTAHDLGLPSVFSLAQLRGWQASRVALVGVEPASLDPGVELSPEVEAGADEAARQVLALLREWGHDVGQSQVEGR